TAAGTACCGCTAATGTAGCGCTTTGCTATACCTGCCAGTATTATTTTTTGCCTTGCGTATGAGTCCACACCCACCAGATTAGCAAGGCCTGCAGGGGCAGCCGGACCCAGACCAGCCAGGGCGCTACGCCCAATCCGGCGCCGCTGGTTTGGGCCATGTACACGTTGGCCGGAAATACGGCAATGAGTAGCGCAATCAGGCCCCAGGCTGCCCAGCGGCGAGTGGCACGGGGCAGCAGCAGAATCCCTAGCAGTATTTCTGCCGCTCCGCTAAGCAAGACCAGTCCCCGGTGCCAGGGCAGATACGGCGGCATGATGCGCATGTACACCTCCGGCTTGACGAAATGCAGGACTCCGGCTCCGCTGAACAAGACGGCAAGAATGCAAAGGCTAATGGTGCGGGAACGAGGCATAGAGACTACGCTACAGGAAGAGAAGGGCGGTTCGGGTGGGTTACCAGCGGCCAGGCCGGGGTCGGCAACATACGTTGGCTAGAAGCAATTTGGGCTGCGACGGCGCACTGTTTACCTTGGGGTGCCGTTATAGGCTGACTTTCTTCCTGATTTTCCCGCATGAAATTATTTTCCCTCGCCCTTGGGCTGGCTTTGGCTGCGGCCGCGCCGGCTGTAGCGCAGCAGCCCGCCGGCTACCAGATTGCCTTGGACCTCGAACATGCCACCAACGACCAGGTTCGGGTCGTGATTCAGACGCCACCGGTAAAAGAGGCCCAGGCCACGTACGTCATGCCTTCGGTGGTGCCCGGCTCATACTCGCGCAAAGACTACGGCCGCTTCGTGCAGAAATTCACTGCTTTCGACCGCAAAGGCAAGCCGCTCAAGGTTCGGAAGGAGGGCAACAACCTGTTTATTATCGATAAAGCGCCGAGTCTGGCTCGGATTGAGTATTTGGTAGACGACACCTGGGACGCGAAGCAAGACGACAGTTTTATCTTTCAGCCGGGCGGCACCAACTTCGAAGCCGACCAGAATTTCGTGCTCAACCACTACGGCCTCTACGGCTACCTGGAAGGCTACAAGATGCAGCCCTACCAGGTCACGGTGGCCAAGCCCGCCGCGCTCTACGGCGCTACGTCGTTGCCTGCCCGCCGCGCTTCGCCTACCCAGGATGTATTCACGGCCGCCAGCTACGTGGAACTGGCCGACTCGCCCATTCTCTACAGCCGCCCTGATACGGCCAGCTTCAGTACCGGTGGTGCCCGGATTGCGGTGTCGGTGGTGTCGGAAACCGGGACGGTGAAAGCTGAGCAGGTGCGCGAGATTATGCGGCCCATGGCCGAAGCCCTGACCAAGTTTTTCGGCCAGATGCCCGTGCCGACCTACCACTTTCTGATGTACTTCCCGAGCTTCTCCTCGCCGCTGGCCAGCAAAAACGGCGGCTACGGCGCCATGGAGCACTCATATTCGTCGGTGTATTTTCTGCCCGAGGTACCCGGTGAAGACCGGCTGCGTAGCATGGTGCAGGAAGTAGCTTCCCACGAGTTTTTGCACATGCTGGCCCCGCTCAACATCCATAGCCGCGAAATCGGGGAGTTTGACTTCCGCAGCCCCAAGATGTCGCAGCATTTGTGGCTCTACGAGGGCGTCACAGAGTACATTGCCCAGCTGGTGCAGGTGCGGGGTGGCCTGGCTACGCCCGCCGAGTTTCGGCAGCGCATGAAGGAGAAAATCGGCAAGGCGGAGAAGCACCCCAACGTGTCGTTTACCGAGATGAGCCGCAAGATTCTGGAGGCACCCTACAAGGACATGTACGACAACGTGTATGACAAGGGCGCCCTGATGGGCCTGTTGCTCGATATCCGCATTCAGGAGCTTAGTCAAGGCCGTCAGAGCCTGCGCGACGTGCTGCTGGCCTTGCGCCAGAAATACGGCCCGACCCGCTCCTTCGAGGACGCCGAGCTTATCCCTGAGTTTGTGGCGCTGACCAACCCGGCCCTGCAGCAGTTCTTCGACCAGTACGTCATCGGCAATCAGCCTTTGCCCTACGCCGAGTATTTCGACAAAATCGGGTGGCGCTACCAGGCCAACGCTACTACCACGGTCAAGGCCTTTGGGCGGCTGGGCTTCAGCTACGACACCGAGAAAAAGCAGTTTATCGTGGCCAGCACCAAGCCCGACCAGAATGCCTTCGGCCTGAAGGAAGGCGACGTAATCTTGGCCGTGAACGGCACGGAGCTGGACATGGGCAACGCCGAAAAACTACTGCGCCCTTTGGTAGAGCCCACTACCAGCGACGTGGTCAAGGTGCGGTTCCGCAGCGGGGCCGCGGGGGCGCCTCAGGAGCGCCAGGCTGCGCCCCGCGAGTTTGAGGCCCAGGTCAAAAATGTCCTGGAGGAAGTCGCTGCACCCACGCCCGCCCAGCTGCAGCTGCGCAACCAGGTGCTTAAGCCCTTGGGCTAAGGCTGCCGCCGGCGCTTCTGAGTTCTAACGCCTACCTTTGCCCTAATGATTCTGCGCGCCGAAAACCTCGTCAAAACCTATAAGTCCCGCACCGTCGTCAACAACATGTCGTTGTCGGTGGAGCAGGGGGAAATCGTGGGGCTGCTCGGGCCCAACGGAGCCGGCAAAACCACCTGCTTTTACATGACGGTGGGCATGGTGAAGCCCAATAGCGGCAAGATTTTCCTTGACGACGAGGAAATTACCAAGCTGCCCATTTACCAGCGGGCCCGCCGCGGCGTGGGCTACCTGGCCCAGGAGGCCTCCGTTTTTCGCGACCTGACGGTGGAAGAAAACATCCTCTCAGTGCTGGAAATGACTAACATGCCCAAGCAGGCCCAGCGCGACAAGGTAGAAGAGCTCCTGAACGAGTTTAGCCTCAACCACGTGCGCAAAAACATGGGCCGGGTGCTCAGCGGCGGCGAGCGGCGGCGCACCGAAATTGCCCGGGCCCTAGCCGTCGACCCCAAGTTCGTGCTGCTCGATGAGCCCTTCGCCGGCGTCGACCCCATTGCCACCGAAGAAATTCAGGGCATCGTGGCCAAGCTCAAGAACAAGAACATCGGGATTCTTATCACCGACCACGACGTAAACTCAACCCTGAGCATCGTGGACCGGGCCTATCTTCTCTTCGAAGGCAAGCTGCTGAAGGCGGGCACGGCCGAAGAGCTGGCGGCCGATGAAACCGTTCGGCGCGTGTACCTGGGCAAAAACTTTGAGCTCAAGCGCAACATCTAAAGGACGTGGGTAGCTGTAGAACAGCAGGTAGAGGGCAGCTTTACCGGGAGAATTTGCGTACAGGTCCCACCTAGGCCCCGTGCTTGGGCAAAAAGGCCTTTATTTCGCCCGCTAACCTGCTTTCCCACCCGGCAACGAACCCTGAATGATTGATTCTATTCTGAAGTGGACCAT
Above is a genomic segment from Hymenobacter cellulosivorans containing:
- a CDS encoding DoxX family protein, which codes for MPRSRTISLCILAVLFSGAGVLHFVKPEVYMRIMPPYLPWHRGLVLLSGAAEILLGILLLPRATRRWAAWGLIALLIAVFPANVYMAQTSGAGLGVAPWLVWVRLPLQALLIWWVWTHTQGKK
- a CDS encoding M61 family metallopeptidase, giving the protein MKLFSLALGLALAAAAPAVAQQPAGYQIALDLEHATNDQVRVVIQTPPVKEAQATYVMPSVVPGSYSRKDYGRFVQKFTAFDRKGKPLKVRKEGNNLFIIDKAPSLARIEYLVDDTWDAKQDDSFIFQPGGTNFEADQNFVLNHYGLYGYLEGYKMQPYQVTVAKPAALYGATSLPARRASPTQDVFTAASYVELADSPILYSRPDTASFSTGGARIAVSVVSETGTVKAEQVREIMRPMAEALTKFFGQMPVPTYHFLMYFPSFSSPLASKNGGYGAMEHSYSSVYFLPEVPGEDRLRSMVQEVASHEFLHMLAPLNIHSREIGEFDFRSPKMSQHLWLYEGVTEYIAQLVQVRGGLATPAEFRQRMKEKIGKAEKHPNVSFTEMSRKILEAPYKDMYDNVYDKGALMGLLLDIRIQELSQGRQSLRDVLLALRQKYGPTRSFEDAELIPEFVALTNPALQQFFDQYVIGNQPLPYAEYFDKIGWRYQANATTTVKAFGRLGFSYDTEKKQFIVASTKPDQNAFGLKEGDVILAVNGTELDMGNAEKLLRPLVEPTTSDVVKVRFRSGAAGAPQERQAAPREFEAQVKNVLEEVAAPTPAQLQLRNQVLKPLG
- the lptB gene encoding LPS export ABC transporter ATP-binding protein encodes the protein MILRAENLVKTYKSRTVVNNMSLSVEQGEIVGLLGPNGAGKTTCFYMTVGMVKPNSGKIFLDDEEITKLPIYQRARRGVGYLAQEASVFRDLTVEENILSVLEMTNMPKQAQRDKVEELLNEFSLNHVRKNMGRVLSGGERRRTEIARALAVDPKFVLLDEPFAGVDPIATEEIQGIVAKLKNKNIGILITDHDVNSTLSIVDRAYLLFEGKLLKAGTAEELAADETVRRVYLGKNFELKRNI